One Paraburkholderia kururiensis DNA window includes the following coding sequences:
- a CDS encoding GGDEF domain-containing protein: protein MPPAVEASAGAEWAALARLAQRHFGVEAALLTRAGGDGQRLLASAGPLPVALPPDLFALSHAGGNLLDTVVVVPDTQADERFQNHAVRVRAAGATSDTPSCWPRFFAACAVTASTGQHLGALCLLDHAPRTFDNTQRTFLSELAALAAAGIERVESMTALRLRVGELEACAELVTLALAGSGTGVWDRDIPSGTIRYSLEWKAMLGYGPHDLTDRIEDAIARLHPDDVEYVRAAMQAHFENHTQTYSVEHRIRCKDGRYKWICSRGKVVSRDSEGRALRMVGTSTDITELKRVEAELQELATIDFLTQLPNRRHFIMQSEAELVRLRGMRGRASAVLMFDLDHFKALNDRWGHALGDRALSHFAALLREELRPGDIVGRVGGEEFAMVLPGAPVETAVALAQRVQQRVLQTPMMHGDVAIVMTVSVGIDSMLADDTGAYQSFSRGDEALYAAKARGRNRIEVYGV from the coding sequence ATGCCGCCTGCCGTAGAGGCGTCGGCCGGCGCCGAATGGGCCGCCCTGGCCCGGCTCGCGCAGCGGCATTTCGGCGTAGAGGCGGCCTTGCTCACGCGCGCGGGTGGCGACGGGCAGCGCCTGCTGGCCAGTGCCGGCCCGTTGCCCGTGGCGCTGCCGCCCGATCTGTTCGCGCTGTCTCACGCGGGCGGAAACCTGCTGGACACCGTGGTGGTCGTGCCCGACACGCAAGCCGACGAGCGCTTCCAAAACCACGCGGTCCGCGTGCGCGCAGCGGGCGCCACGTCGGATACCCCGTCGTGCTGGCCGCGCTTCTTCGCCGCGTGCGCCGTGACGGCGTCCACCGGCCAGCATCTCGGCGCGCTGTGCCTGCTCGACCACGCGCCGCGCACCTTCGACAACACGCAACGCACGTTTTTGTCCGAACTCGCCGCGCTTGCGGCGGCGGGCATCGAACGTGTCGAATCGATGACCGCGCTGCGCCTGCGCGTCGGCGAACTGGAGGCCTGCGCGGAGCTCGTCACGCTCGCCCTCGCGGGCAGCGGCACCGGCGTGTGGGACCGCGACATCCCGAGCGGCACCATCCGCTATTCGCTCGAATGGAAAGCCATGCTGGGCTACGGGCCGCACGACCTGACCGATCGCATCGAAGACGCCATCGCGCGTTTGCATCCCGACGATGTCGAATACGTGCGGGCCGCCATGCAGGCGCACTTCGAGAATCACACGCAGACGTATTCGGTGGAACACCGCATCCGTTGCAAGGACGGGCGCTACAAGTGGATCTGCAGCCGCGGGAAAGTGGTGAGCCGCGACAGCGAGGGCCGCGCGCTGCGCATGGTGGGCACCTCAACGGACATCACGGAACTCAAGCGCGTGGAGGCCGAGTTGCAGGAACTCGCCACCATCGATTTCCTCACACAGTTGCCCAACCGCCGTCACTTCATCATGCAGAGCGAAGCCGAACTGGTACGGCTGCGCGGCATGCGCGGCCGCGCGTCGGCGGTGCTGATGTTCGACCTCGATCACTTCAAGGCGCTCAACGACCGCTGGGGTCACGCACTGGGCGATCGCGCGCTCAGCCACTTCGCGGCGCTGCTGCGCGAAGAGCTGCGCCCGGGCGATATCGTCGGGCGCGTGGGCGGCGAGGAATTCGCGATGGTGCTGCCCGGCGCGCCGGTGGAAACGGCGGTCGCGCTCGCGCAACGCGTGCAGCAGCGCGTGTTGCAGACGCCGATGATGCACGGCGACGTCGCCATCGTGATGACCGTGAGCGTGGGTATCGACTCGATGCTCGCCGACGACACCGGCGCCTACCAGTCGTTCTCGCGCGGCGACGAAGCGCTCTATGCGGCCAAGGCGCGCGGACGCAATCGGATCGAGGTGTACGGCGTGTAG
- a CDS encoding GNAT family N-acetyltransferase, which translates to MNAIRLSRVTRADAPDLIAANRENQSYHLPWVASFTDEAGFDAWFVRGLTGPNVNLLAREAASNRVVGVINLNEIVGGVFQSAYLGYYGMQEFSRTGLMTQALRAAIGFAFGDLGLHRLEANIQPENVASIALVRRLGFRQEGFSPRYLRIGGEWRDHERWALLADEPQAAPHDNAR; encoded by the coding sequence ATGAACGCCATCCGACTGTCGCGCGTGACTCGCGCCGACGCGCCCGACCTCATCGCGGCCAACCGCGAGAACCAGTCGTACCACCTGCCGTGGGTGGCATCGTTCACAGACGAAGCCGGCTTCGACGCCTGGTTCGTCCGCGGCCTCACGGGGCCGAACGTGAATCTCCTCGCGCGCGAGGCGGCGTCGAACCGCGTGGTGGGCGTGATCAACCTCAACGAGATTGTGGGCGGCGTTTTTCAGAGCGCCTACCTCGGCTACTACGGCATGCAGGAATTCAGCCGCACGGGGCTCATGACGCAGGCGCTGCGCGCGGCGATCGGCTTCGCGTTCGGCGATCTCGGGCTGCATCGGCTGGAGGCCAACATTCAGCCCGAAAACGTCGCCTCCATTGCGCTGGTGCGTCGGCTGGGGTTTCGGCAGGAAGGCTTTTCACCGCGGTATCTGCGCATTGGCGGCGAATGGCGCGACCACGAACGCTGGGCATTGCTCGCGGACGAACCGCAGGCCGCGCCGCACGACAACGCCCGCTGA